A DNA window from Chitinivibrio alkaliphilus ACht1 contains the following coding sequences:
- a CDS encoding PAS domain-containing hybrid sensor histidine kinase/response regulator has protein sequence MKVDRKFWTAIIFGFVGLWVSGLRFDVIMENTRITLHWGFALPLLVALLYGARYGLLSGLLGLGGFFPFLLWPGNGYANIASVVLYILLYVYMGYFAEMRRRNPGWWNHILLVSLLYALCWGLCIYFTYPPLLALNPPIWYPDASTSISQGALKAISTKGPINIFAIIMAVVALHKTNMVRRVFGLPPISWAHRKGKTLALCFGAGTLFWCIYVLCISIFVTGTFPFIANTLYSPDSVVAALVFFVVSSISAVILMEYNERQVKLHELNTATVQELKQAHLVVENSKVISVTWRNEEGWPVSMVSGNIIQFGYSPDDFLSGRVQHASIVHPDDLEQMNREIENYTSRNIDTYHQEYRIIGKDGSIHWIEDRTTVIRGSDGTIMEFQGILLDITERKQAEFALINSEKRFRSIISVSNTGAWEYHRDSNYLWCSPEYFTMLGYDPEEFSMDGSENIKEVWVELLHPDDRDRASGHFADYLSGGSQGMYENYFRMIHKDGSDVWIWSRGQTLRNDDGTPSDLTVGTHIDMTQKHRDDEKQAKLTEELHQSQKMDAVGQLAGGVAHDFNNALGGILGAAELLKSGKNSPEKHDELIDMIITAADRAGRLTKKLLTFSRTGAKVSSAVNCAHIVEETVELLRHTIDKSITVSVENSALQTSVIGDDALLQNVFVNLGINASHAMPEGGTLTFTLENLILDEEYCEVSPFDITPGEYLDISVSDTGCGMSSEVQARIFEPFFTTKDSGKGTGLGLSAVFGTVQEHQGVVTVYSEVGTGTVFHIYLPVTGETVRRTIEQKDLTDASGQTVLVVDDEELIRVVATSHLRSIGYGVICATNGEEAVQTFREAQHEIDVVILDMIMPTMGGREAFYKLRKIRPDIPIIISSGFAKNEDMAELKKQGVSGFLSKPFRKEELVEILVSIRGSRP, from the coding sequence ATGAAGGTAGATAGAAAATTTTGGACTGCAATTATTTTTGGCTTTGTGGGGTTGTGGGTTTCAGGACTGCGTTTTGATGTGATCATGGAAAACACACGCATCACCCTTCATTGGGGGTTTGCACTTCCTCTTCTCGTAGCACTACTGTATGGGGCACGTTACGGCTTACTCAGTGGTCTCCTGGGGCTCGGTGGATTCTTCCCATTTCTGCTCTGGCCTGGAAATGGGTATGCCAATATCGCATCAGTTGTGTTGTACATACTCCTCTATGTGTATATGGGGTATTTCGCGGAAATGCGAAGGCGAAATCCCGGGTGGTGGAATCACATACTCTTAGTGAGCCTACTCTATGCTCTTTGTTGGGGACTGTGTATCTATTTCACCTACCCCCCCTTGCTGGCTTTGAATCCTCCAATCTGGTATCCCGATGCTTCGACCTCCATTTCACAAGGAGCATTGAAAGCCATTTCCACAAAGGGGCCTATCAATATATTTGCCATTATTATGGCTGTTGTTGCACTGCATAAAACAAATATGGTACGGCGTGTATTCGGTCTTCCCCCTATTTCTTGGGCTCACCGTAAGGGAAAAACACTGGCACTCTGTTTTGGCGCTGGGACGCTGTTTTGGTGCATCTATGTACTCTGTATCTCTATTTTCGTAACAGGAACATTTCCGTTTATTGCCAACACATTGTACTCCCCGGATTCTGTGGTTGCAGCTCTTGTATTTTTTGTCGTGAGTTCCATAAGCGCGGTGATACTCATGGAGTACAATGAACGACAGGTGAAATTGCACGAATTGAATACTGCGACAGTGCAAGAACTCAAACAGGCTCATTTGGTTGTTGAAAATAGTAAGGTTATTTCTGTTACGTGGAGAAATGAAGAGGGCTGGCCAGTGAGTATGGTTTCAGGAAACATTATCCAGTTTGGCTATTCCCCCGATGACTTTTTAAGTGGACGGGTGCAGCATGCTTCAATAGTGCACCCTGATGATTTAGAACAAATGAATCGAGAGATTGAAAATTATACATCCCGAAATATCGATACGTATCATCAAGAGTATCGCATCATTGGAAAAGATGGATCAATACATTGGATTGAAGATCGCACCACGGTGATTCGTGGTTCTGATGGTACCATTATGGAATTTCAGGGTATATTATTGGATATTACTGAGCGAAAACAAGCTGAGTTTGCCTTGATTAATAGTGAGAAACGCTTCCGATCTATCATATCCGTTTCAAACACCGGAGCGTGGGAGTATCACAGGGATTCAAATTACCTCTGGTGCAGTCCTGAATACTTCACTATGCTGGGATATGATCCTGAGGAATTTTCGATGGATGGTTCTGAGAATATCAAGGAGGTATGGGTTGAGTTGCTTCATCCCGATGACCGGGACCGGGCATCCGGTCATTTTGCCGATTACCTCAGTGGCGGTTCACAGGGAATGTATGAAAACTACTTTCGCATGATACATAAAGACGGCAGTGACGTCTGGATCTGGTCTCGTGGGCAGACACTGAGAAATGATGATGGCACTCCCTCTGATCTCACTGTAGGAACCCATATTGATATGACACAGAAACACAGGGATGACGAAAAACAGGCTAAACTCACCGAAGAACTCCACCAATCTCAAAAAATGGATGCCGTGGGGCAGCTTGCGGGAGGAGTGGCTCACGATTTCAACAATGCCCTTGGCGGAATTCTGGGGGCTGCAGAACTGCTCAAAAGTGGAAAAAACTCTCCCGAAAAGCATGATGAATTAATTGATATGATTATAACTGCCGCAGACAGAGCCGGTAGATTGACAAAGAAGCTGCTTACGTTCTCCCGCACAGGTGCAAAAGTAAGCAGTGCGGTAAACTGTGCTCACATTGTGGAGGAAACAGTTGAGCTTCTCCGGCACACCATTGATAAAAGCATTACAGTATCTGTCGAAAACAGTGCTCTGCAAACATCCGTGATCGGTGATGATGCGCTCCTCCAAAATGTCTTTGTAAATCTTGGAATAAACGCATCTCATGCCATGCCCGAGGGAGGAACTCTGACATTTACACTGGAAAACCTCATTCTCGATGAAGAGTATTGTGAGGTCTCCCCCTTCGATATTACCCCCGGTGAATATCTTGACATATCTGTAAGCGATACGGGGTGTGGTATGTCATCAGAGGTGCAGGCACGTATCTTTGAGCCCTTTTTTACCACCAAGGATTCCGGCAAGGGGACTGGTCTGGGGCTTTCCGCGGTGTTTGGCACCGTACAGGAACACCAGGGCGTTGTAACGGTCTATTCTGAAGTGGGAACGGGCACGGTCTTTCATATCTATCTGCCGGTAACCGGCGAGACCGTTCGCAGAACCATTGAACAGAAAGATCTCACCGATGCCTCTGGACAGACTGTGCTTGTGGTGGATGATGAGGAGCTCATTCGTGTTGTCGCAACCTCACACCTTCGCAGTATCGGGTATGGAGTAATCTGTGCCACCAATGGTGAAGAAGCGGTCCAAACCTTTCGGGAAGCACAACACGAGATCGATGTTGTGATCCTTGATATGATAATGCCAACCATGGGGGGCCGCGAAGCCTTCTATAAACTACGCAAGATTCGCCCGGATATCCCCATCATTATTTCATCTGGTTTTGCCAAAAATGAGGACATGGCAGAGCTGAAAAAACAGGGTGTGAGTGGTTTTTTGAGCAAACCATTTCGGAAAGAGGAGTTGGTGGAGATACTGGTCTCTATTCGAGGAAGTCGCCCATGA
- a CDS encoding response regulator, translating to MVNISHSMLKIPIVGYARHRIILDTKWIPIDYEFLEVNEAFEKCTGLAASHIIGKTVKTVLPALTQSTFDWIGFYGKIALQGGENTFEQYSQPLNRVYRVHVFSTEKLFFTTMFVEIESPSQELARHKRDTEKNASQKEKRVLVVDDDSGICHLIARSLKRVGYSVEHASSGKAALHSVKTLAPSLLLIDYGLPDICGKEVVLTLKKRGELPPFIMMTGQGNEELAVEIMKLGAADYVPKDTNLIDRIPTMVERVIENATMKKQMKKAIAEKKTLRSQLNQSQKMDAVGQLAGGIAHDFNNALGGIIGAAELLKDWTNLTDDQHEYVNIILTAANRASGLTSKLLTFSRQDTKIEETLEVDTIVHDTVSLLSHTIDRSITISIDSHATTTCVRGDASILQNALMNMGINAAHAMPEGGTLTYTLENKILDAEYCETSPFDISPGAYLKISVRDSGCGMPPEITQRIFEPFFTTKEQGKGTGLGMSAVYGAVQEHQGEITVSSEVGKGTVFHIYLPVFEESIQKETVEDGLGGGSGTILVIDDEESIRATLSALLRSMGYETICAVNGTEGLSIFRQRQDEIDLIILDLHMPVMGGREACRALREISPHTPIGIASGVFNQADVSELKKQGVQGVLHKPFQQTELAKILTTIHGGPR from the coding sequence GTGGTCAATATCTCCCACTCAATGCTCAAAATCCCCATCGTCGGCTATGCACGCCATCGTATTATCCTTGATACGAAGTGGATCCCCATCGACTACGAGTTTCTCGAAGTAAATGAGGCCTTTGAGAAGTGTACCGGACTTGCGGCATCTCACATTATCGGGAAAACCGTTAAAACGGTACTACCGGCCCTTACTCAGTCAACTTTCGATTGGATTGGTTTTTACGGAAAAATTGCCCTTCAAGGTGGCGAAAACACCTTTGAGCAGTATAGTCAGCCACTTAACCGAGTATACCGTGTACATGTGTTTTCTACGGAAAAGCTCTTTTTTACGACCATGTTTGTAGAGATAGAATCACCTTCTCAAGAGCTGGCACGCCATAAAAGAGACACCGAAAAAAATGCCTCCCAGAAAGAAAAGAGAGTCCTCGTTGTAGATGATGACTCCGGGATTTGCCACCTCATAGCAAGAAGCCTCAAAAGAGTCGGGTACAGCGTGGAACATGCCTCCAGTGGAAAAGCAGCGCTTCATTCAGTGAAGACCCTGGCGCCCTCACTCTTGCTTATTGATTACGGTCTTCCCGATATCTGCGGGAAAGAGGTGGTGCTTACCCTGAAAAAACGCGGTGAGCTTCCCCCCTTTATCATGATGACCGGTCAGGGAAACGAAGAACTTGCTGTGGAAATAATGAAACTTGGCGCTGCTGACTACGTACCTAAGGATACCAACCTGATTGATCGTATTCCAACAATGGTTGAACGTGTCATAGAGAATGCCACTATGAAGAAACAGATGAAAAAGGCGATTGCTGAAAAGAAAACACTTCGTTCACAGCTCAATCAATCACAAAAAATGGATGCCGTCGGTCAACTTGCCGGCGGCATTGCCCACGACTTCAACAATGCCCTTGGAGGAATAATTGGTGCGGCAGAGCTTTTGAAAGATTGGACAAACCTCACTGATGATCAGCACGAATATGTCAATATTATTTTAACCGCCGCCAACCGTGCCAGTGGTCTCACAAGTAAATTGCTCACCTTTTCCCGGCAGGACACAAAAATAGAAGAAACCCTAGAGGTAGATACCATAGTGCATGATACGGTCTCCCTCTTATCTCATACCATTGATCGGTCTATCACAATTTCAATTGATTCTCATGCCACAACAACCTGTGTACGAGGAGATGCCTCCATACTACAAAATGCCCTTATGAACATGGGAATTAATGCTGCACACGCCATGCCTGAGGGAGGTACTCTTACCTACACCCTTGAAAACAAGATCCTCGATGCGGAGTATTGTGAGACCTCTCCCTTTGACATTTCCCCCGGTGCATATCTAAAAATCTCCGTGCGTGATTCCGGTTGTGGCATGCCCCCGGAGATTACACAGCGAATATTCGAGCCTTTTTTTACAACCAAAGAACAGGGAAAAGGAACCGGCCTTGGTATGTCAGCAGTATACGGTGCAGTGCAGGAACACCAAGGAGAAATTACGGTGAGTTCTGAAGTAGGAAAAGGTACGGTGTTCCATATCTACCTTCCGGTGTTTGAGGAATCTATACAGAAAGAGACCGTAGAAGATGGTTTAGGAGGTGGCTCCGGTACAATCTTAGTAATTGATGATGAAGAGAGTATCCGAGCCACACTTTCAGCACTGCTTCGTTCCATGGGATATGAAACCATTTGTGCCGTAAACGGCACGGAAGGCCTCTCCATTTTCAGACAGAGACAGGATGAAATTGACCTCATTATTCTCGACCTGCATATGCCGGTCATGGGTGGTCGGGAAGCCTGTAGAGCACTCCGGGAGATCAGCCCTCATACTCCTATTGGTATAGCCTCAGGGGTTTTCAACCAAGCAGATGTGTCAGAACTGAAAAAACAGGGGGTGCAGGGGGTACTCCATAAGCCCTTTCAACAAACAGAGCTTGCAAAAATCCTCACAACAATTCATGGAGGACCGAGATGA
- a CDS encoding PAS domain-containing protein, with protein MKIPRLHTQITKWSTNCDAAVQRAIPFRHHLVRIQKPVHINVASLVITLCAFISTSLPVHGENTSKMQHTPKMLQTIMETAPAGIGMVENRVMVMVNEYILDLTGYEESEILGQSARMLYPTQEESEYVGTEKYRQIAEKGTGRVETRWQRKDGKIRNIILSSTPLNPNDLSEGVVFTALDITARKEAKQEILRQQQFQDALLRAIPVAVFYKDRHGRYLGSNDYFSEITGVSSEELVGKTVFDLWPGEMAQQYHQADLDLMDEPAHQIYESTVRDAEGENRPVIFGKKVFHDIDGDVAGLVGAFVDMSQQAALTQSLIRRTWIFMTFAAGISLVLLLLVFRLRRSMKQLKSTTDELESFFSVNLDLLCIADMEGNFIKTNEAWSRILGYSTEELNNRKFLEFVHPDDMDATLGAMAKLGKGDDVLEFTNRYKCKDGSYRFIEWRAHPKGNVIYAAARDVTDQKRAKEELHKKTPSYTPLLIPLPIPLL; from the coding sequence ATGAAAATACCGCGATTGCATACACAGATAACAAAATGGAGCACCAACTGTGACGCAGCAGTACAGAGAGCAATACCCTTCCGCCATCACCTTGTAAGGATACAAAAACCAGTACACATAAATGTGGCCTCCCTTGTGATAACTCTCTGTGCTTTTATCAGCACATCACTGCCGGTGCACGGAGAAAATACTTCTAAGATGCAACATACTCCGAAAATGCTTCAGACAATCATGGAAACTGCTCCTGCCGGTATCGGCATGGTTGAGAATCGAGTTATGGTCATGGTCAACGAGTATATCCTCGATCTTACGGGGTATGAGGAGTCAGAAATTCTTGGGCAGAGTGCCCGGATGCTCTACCCAACTCAAGAGGAATCCGAGTATGTTGGAACAGAGAAATACCGCCAGATTGCCGAAAAAGGGACCGGAAGAGTGGAGACCCGCTGGCAGAGAAAAGATGGTAAAATTAGAAATATCATTCTTTCATCCACCCCCCTAAATCCTAATGATCTGAGTGAGGGGGTAGTCTTCACTGCTTTGGATATTACTGCAAGAAAAGAAGCAAAGCAGGAAATCCTCCGCCAGCAGCAGTTCCAGGATGCCCTTCTCAGAGCCATTCCGGTTGCAGTTTTCTATAAAGATCGCCACGGTCGCTATCTTGGCAGCAACGACTATTTCAGTGAAATAACAGGAGTATCTTCCGAGGAATTAGTGGGAAAAACAGTCTTCGACCTCTGGCCAGGTGAAATGGCACAGCAGTATCATCAAGCAGACCTTGACCTTATGGATGAACCTGCACATCAAATATATGAATCCACCGTACGCGATGCAGAGGGGGAGAATCGTCCCGTCATTTTCGGAAAGAAGGTGTTTCATGATATAGACGGCGATGTTGCCGGCTTGGTTGGCGCCTTTGTAGATATGTCTCAACAAGCAGCCCTTACACAAAGTCTCATTCGCCGAACGTGGATATTTATGACTTTTGCGGCAGGTATCAGTCTGGTTTTACTCCTTCTCGTATTCCGCCTGCGCAGAAGCATGAAACAACTCAAAAGTACCACAGATGAACTTGAATCGTTCTTTTCGGTCAATCTTGATCTGCTCTGCATTGCCGATATGGAAGGTAATTTCATCAAGACCAATGAGGCATGGAGCCGCATACTTGGCTATTCCACAGAGGAGCTGAATAACAGAAAATTCCTGGAATTTGTTCACCCTGACGATATGGACGCCACCCTGGGCGCCATGGCAAAGCTTGGCAAGGGCGACGATGTGCTGGAATTTACCAATAGATATAAATGCAAGGACGGTTCCTACCGCTTTATCGAGTGGCGTGCACATCCGAAAGGAAATGTTATTTATGCCGCAGCCCGTGATGTGACGGATCAAAAAAGAGCAAAGGAAGAATTGCATAAAAAAACACCTTCTTACACACCATTATTAATTCCATTACCCATCCCCTTGCTGTAA
- a CDS encoding response regulator produces the protein MKKEVRILIAEDDAGHAQLIRKNLSRAGIANPVIHFKDGQEVHDFLFRQGEGPHREQNTSYVLLLDIRMPKMDGTEVLEKIKNDHELCKIPVIMITTTDDPREVAHCHEMGCNSYITKPVEYDAFVKAIRQLGLYLSIVQVPIITGDE, from the coding sequence ATGAAAAAAGAAGTACGTATCCTCATAGCCGAGGACGATGCGGGACATGCGCAGCTCATTCGTAAAAACCTTTCCCGGGCAGGTATTGCCAACCCGGTCATACATTTCAAAGACGGGCAGGAGGTGCATGACTTTCTCTTCAGACAAGGTGAGGGGCCCCACCGGGAACAAAATACATCCTACGTACTCCTGCTTGACATACGCATGCCCAAAATGGACGGCACCGAGGTGCTCGAAAAAATTAAGAATGATCATGAGCTCTGTAAAATACCGGTAATCATGATTACCACCACCGACGATCCACGTGAGGTGGCCCATTGTCACGAAATGGGCTGTAACAGTTATATCACCAAGCCCGTGGAATATGATGCCTTTGTGAAGGCCATCAGACAGCTTGGGCTCTATCTTTCCATCGTACAGGTTCCCATAATCACAGGAGATGAATAA
- the cysK gene encoding cysteine synthase A — MSSKTSEFRGKIYTNITDAVGATPLVHLQEISRDLPARILGKVESFNPLNSVKCRVAASMIEAAEAAGKLKPQGVVIEPTSGNTGIGLAFICAAKGYRLILTMPETMSIERRKLVQMLGAELVLTPGNEGMVGSVKRAKELGSQIQNAFIPMQFENPANPEVHRRTTAVEIWEDTKGAVDIVVAGVGTGGTITGIGEVLKKKKPSVQMVAVEPDASPVISGGRPGPHRIQGIGAGFIPKNLNRKIIDSVERVTNEDAFAAAQEVTQREGILVGISSGAAVEAARRLASKEENRGRTIVVILPDSGERYISTQLADITA; from the coding sequence ATGAGCAGCAAAACATCTGAATTCAGAGGAAAAATATACACGAACATCACAGACGCCGTGGGGGCAACTCCCTTGGTACACCTGCAGGAAATATCCCGTGATCTCCCGGCACGCATATTGGGAAAGGTAGAATCCTTTAATCCCCTCAACAGTGTAAAATGCCGCGTTGCCGCATCCATGATAGAAGCAGCTGAGGCTGCGGGAAAACTGAAACCTCAGGGCGTGGTCATTGAACCCACTTCGGGAAACACAGGAATCGGCCTGGCCTTCATCTGTGCTGCCAAGGGATATCGTTTGATACTTACCATGCCGGAAACCATGTCCATAGAAAGAAGAAAGCTTGTGCAGATGCTGGGGGCAGAGCTTGTTCTTACCCCGGGAAATGAAGGCATGGTGGGATCGGTAAAACGGGCAAAGGAACTGGGTTCACAGATACAAAATGCCTTTATCCCCATGCAGTTTGAAAACCCCGCAAACCCGGAGGTACACCGCCGTACTACGGCCGTGGAAATCTGGGAGGATACAAAAGGAGCTGTTGATATTGTGGTCGCCGGAGTGGGAACGGGGGGGACAATTACGGGCATCGGCGAAGTGCTCAAAAAGAAAAAGCCCTCCGTACAGATGGTTGCCGTTGAACCCGACGCCTCCCCTGTCATATCGGGGGGCAGACCGGGACCGCACCGGATACAGGGTATCGGTGCCGGATTTATTCCTAAAAATCTCAACAGAAAAATTATAGACTCCGTGGAACGGGTCACCAATGAAGATGCCTTTGCCGCTGCCCAGGAGGTAACCCAAAGGGAGGGTATTCTGGTGGGAATCTCCAGCGGAGCAGCCGTGGAAGCTGCCCGGCGTCTCGCATCGAAGGAAGAAAACAGGGGACGGACCATCGTGGTCATCCTCCCCGATTCGGGAGAACGGTATATTTCCACACAACTTGCAGATATCACCGCATAG
- a CDS encoding PAS domain-containing sensor histidine kinase: MADHTIAMANTAYGGTAAVGHTCFSISHNQDTPCTGKEDPCPLAEVLKRKDRFTVEHTHFTKTGAPQYVEIHAFPVFDTHGEVVQVIEYSLDITKNKTYEQEILLAKQTYKEIFDNISDALFIHDISTGEIVDVNNTMLRMYGYERREISHLTVTDLSAPKEIYSSERISSLIEKAAQGAPVVFEWQNRKKNGELFYSENVLKLVTIAGEDRIMAVVRDITEQKQAREALEESEAKLSALFSSMTEMVVLHELVFDEAGTPVNYRITDCNDAFTRITGIPREDAVGKLATEVYVTPEAPYLTEFAGVGITGEPYHYETYFAPMDKHFAISVVSPDKNRFATITSDISEAKEYQSLIAAKNKELEQLLYIASHDLRSPLVNVDGFSREIAYSMEDITAVLESTTERAPLEAALRREFSNMENSIEHIRTSAAQMDTLLKGILRLSRLGRAALKIEDVDMNTCLARLRESFAFVIQEADITLYIQKLPPCRGDAVQLTQVFSNLIDNAIKYRDPHRPLKITIDGEVEEHTVKYRIADTGIGIAENHRTHIFELFHRLSPETSDGEGLGLTLVQQMLTRLKGEIRVHSEVGTGSEFTVVLPRATTTP; this comes from the coding sequence GTGGCAGACCACACCATTGCCATGGCAAATACCGCCTATGGTGGTACTGCTGCTGTGGGCCACACCTGTTTTTCTATCTCTCATAACCAAGACACCCCCTGTACGGGAAAAGAGGACCCCTGTCCTCTTGCGGAGGTGCTCAAGAGAAAAGACCGTTTCACCGTAGAACATACCCATTTTACCAAAACTGGCGCTCCTCAGTATGTTGAGATCCATGCCTTCCCGGTATTCGATACCCATGGAGAAGTTGTCCAGGTTATTGAATACTCCCTGGACATCACGAAAAACAAAACCTATGAGCAGGAAATACTCCTGGCAAAGCAAACCTATAAGGAAATATTTGACAACATCTCCGATGCCCTCTTTATTCATGACATTAGCACCGGAGAAATTGTAGATGTCAATAATACCATGTTACGCATGTATGGGTATGAACGGCGGGAGATTTCTCACCTCACTGTGACGGATCTTTCGGCACCAAAGGAAATCTATTCCAGCGAACGCATATCTTCCTTGATAGAGAAAGCTGCGCAGGGGGCCCCCGTAGTCTTTGAATGGCAAAACAGAAAGAAGAACGGAGAACTTTTCTATTCAGAGAATGTGCTTAAACTTGTTACGATTGCCGGAGAAGATAGAATTATGGCAGTTGTACGGGATATTACTGAGCAAAAACAGGCAAGAGAGGCCTTGGAAGAAAGCGAAGCAAAGCTTTCTGCCCTCTTTTCCTCCATGACCGAAATGGTTGTACTCCACGAGCTGGTCTTTGACGAAGCCGGCACGCCGGTGAACTACCGCATCACCGACTGCAACGACGCTTTCACGCGCATCACCGGTATACCACGGGAGGATGCCGTGGGAAAATTGGCAACCGAGGTGTACGTTACGCCCGAAGCGCCTTACCTAACAGAGTTTGCCGGCGTAGGCATCACCGGCGAGCCATACCACTACGAAACCTATTTCGCTCCCATGGACAAGCACTTCGCCATCTCGGTGGTATCACCCGACAAAAACCGTTTTGCCACCATAACCTCTGACATCAGTGAAGCAAAAGAATATCAATCCCTCATAGCTGCAAAGAACAAAGAACTTGAGCAGCTCTTATATATCGCCTCCCACGACCTGCGTTCACCCTTGGTGAATGTGGATGGGTTCAGCCGTGAGATAGCCTACTCTATGGAAGATATCACAGCAGTACTGGAGAGCACCACAGAAAGAGCCCCCCTGGAAGCAGCCCTGCGAAGAGAATTTTCTAACATGGAAAATTCTATCGAACATATCCGTACCAGCGCCGCACAAATGGATACACTCCTTAAAGGCATTCTTCGTCTCTCGCGCCTGGGACGGGCCGCTCTGAAAATTGAGGATGTAGATATGAACACCTGTCTCGCACGGCTACGGGAATCCTTTGCCTTTGTCATACAAGAAGCAGACATTACACTATACATACAGAAACTGCCCCCCTGCCGCGGTGATGCCGTACAGCTCACCCAGGTATTTTCCAATCTCATCGACAACGCCATCAAGTACCGTGATCCCCATCGGCCACTGAAAATAACCATAGATGGTGAAGTTGAAGAACACACGGTGAAATACCGGATTGCTGACACCGGCATCGGTATTGCCGAGAATCATCGTACGCATATCTTCGAGCTTTTTCACCGGCTTTCACCAGAGACTTCAGACGGTGAGGGCCTCGGACTCACCCTGGTACAGCAGATGCTTACACGACTCAAGGGAGAAATACGGGTACATTCAGAAGTGGGAACGGGCAGTGAATTCACCGTAGTTCTTCCCCGCGCTACAACGACACCATAA
- a CDS encoding ABC transporter ATP-binding protein, translating into MIEARKITKFFSVVNEDGNAEGLTAVQSVSLTVESGKIVSLLGPSGCGKSTFLEVLAGLQAPTEGEVYIDGVRVLEPLPATRKEMEDYRRRYRFLSPLANRLIRNAPKHDIAVIFQDYAVFPWMTVLHNVVFALKMRGVRRSLRKEKALGYLKKVGLENSLNKYPAQLSGGMRQRLALARALAVEPKIILMDEPFAAVDALTRERLQDELLELWESTGVTIILVTHDIQEALYLSDEVVVFSSNPGSIRNRFTVDTQRPRRRSSPEFEDLEQRISKLFKYDIDHESEYSI; encoded by the coding sequence ATGATTGAAGCCCGAAAAATAACAAAATTTTTCTCCGTGGTAAATGAAGACGGAAATGCCGAGGGATTGACGGCGGTTCAATCCGTATCGCTCACGGTGGAGAGTGGAAAGATTGTTTCTCTTTTGGGGCCGTCGGGCTGTGGTAAGTCAACCTTTCTGGAGGTGTTGGCGGGTCTGCAGGCTCCCACGGAAGGAGAAGTCTATATTGACGGTGTTCGTGTTTTGGAGCCCCTTCCGGCCACACGAAAAGAGATGGAGGACTATCGCCGGAGATACCGTTTTTTATCTCCCCTTGCAAACCGTCTCATACGAAACGCACCCAAGCATGATATCGCCGTGATTTTTCAGGACTATGCTGTCTTTCCCTGGATGACCGTACTGCACAATGTTGTCTTTGCCCTGAAAATGCGGGGGGTACGCCGTAGTTTGCGAAAGGAAAAAGCCCTGGGTTATTTAAAAAAAGTGGGGCTGGAAAACTCCCTCAACAAATATCCTGCGCAACTCTCCGGAGGCATGAGACAGCGCCTTGCCCTGGCCCGCGCCTTAGCAGTGGAACCCAAAATCATATTGATGGATGAACCCTTTGCCGCCGTTGACGCCCTCACCAGGGAACGGCTGCAGGATGAACTTCTGGAGTTGTGGGAATCAACGGGGGTTACCATTATTCTGGTAACTCACGACATACAGGAAGCCCTATATCTTTCTGATGAAGTGGTGGTGTTTTCATCAAACCCCGGATCCATACGAAATCGATTTACCGTTGATACCCAGCGTCCCCGCAGACGCTCTTCACCGGAATTTGAAGACCTGGAACAGCGCATTTCAAAACTGTTTAAATATGACATTGATCATGAAAGTGAGTACTCCATATGA